The nucleotide window ACCGCTGAGATCCGCAAGGTGCACGGCGTCGTCAAGATCGTCTCTTGCGTCGCCGTCGACAGCGCTTGACGGCCGCTTACACCCTCACCTTCGGGGTCACCACACTCATCGAGTCCAGGATCCGCTGCGCCACCTCCAGGGCCTCCAGACCCGCTTCGCCCGGCACGCGCGGCGTCTGCTCCCCGCGCACGCAGCGCAGGAAGTGCCGCAACTCCGCGCGCAGCGGCTCCTCGTGGCGCACCGGCAGCTCCTCCCACTGCGAGCCCCGCCGGATCGTCATCTGCTCCCGCAGGTAGTTGAGGTGGACGGAGCCATCCGGCATCGTGACCTCGATCTCCGCGGCCTTCACCGGCGAGACGCGGCTGGCGACCAGGCTTGCCATACACCCGCTCTCCAGCGTCAGGTGAACGACCGCCAGGTCTTCCTCCTGCCCGTACAACCGCGCGCCGATGCCCGTTACGCGTCGTACGTGTGAGCCGCTCAGCGACAGGATGATGTCGATGTCGTGGATCATCAGGTCAATCACGACCCCGACGTCCATCGCACGTCCGGGTTGATAGGGGCGTACCCGACGCGCCTGCACGAACAGCGGCTCCCGCACGCGCGCCATCAACTCTTCGACCGACGGCTTGAACCGCTCGATGTGGCCGACGAGCAGCACGCTGCGGTTGCGCCGGGCCGTCAGGATGAGGTCGTGGGCCTCCTCCACTCGGCTGGTGATCGGCTTCTCAACCAGCACGTGGATTCCCGCTTCGAGCAGGTCCCTCGCGATCTGATAGTGGTAGATCGTGGGCGCGACGACGCTGACGGCGTCGACGCGCCCGATCAGCTCGCGGTGGTCGACGTAACCGCGTGTCTCGTACCGGGCCGAGAACTCGGCCACCTCGTCGGGATTGGGAGACACGACGGCAGCCAACGCCGCGTCCGGAAGCTGGTGATAGATGCGGACATGGTGCCGTCCCCACTTGCCCAGGCCGACCACGCCGACACGGATCTTGTCCATGCGGCCTCCCACGGCTATGCGGGTGCCCCCGCCCGCTCGATCGCGAACGCGCGCACGGCCTCGGCCACCGTCTCCAGATCCTCGTCGGTCAGTCCGGGGTGCACGGGCAGCGACAGGACCTCCCTGCACGCGCGCTCGGTCTGCGGCCACGGTCCTTCCGCGATGTCCAGTCCACGGTAGGCGGGGGTGTGTGGGAGCGGTTCCGGATAGTATACCTTCGTGCCGATCCCACGCTCCGTCAGGTAGGCCTGCAGCGCATCGCGCCGTCGGGAACGGATCGTGTACTGGTTGTACACGTGGAACGCCCCCTCGGGCTCGGCCGGCGGCATGATGCCCGGGAGCCCCTTCAGCGCCGCATTCAGCCGGAGGGCGTTGCGCCGCCGCACCGCGTTGACCGCGTCGAGGCGCCGGAGTTGGCTGCACCCCAGCGCCGCCGCGATGTTCGTCATCCGGTAGTTGTGGCCGATGACCTCGTACCGATAGGTCGTGCCGTCGGTACCGACGTGGACCAGCAGGCGGGCGCGCGAAGCGATCTGTGGGTCCGACGTGACGATCATCCCGCCCTCGCCCGTCGTGATGTTCTTGGTCGGGTAGAAGCTGAAGATTCCGGCCTGACCGAAACTGCCCACGCGCCGCCCGCGGAACGCCGCGCCGTGTGCCTGTGCCGCGTCCTCGAGCAGCAGCACGCCGTGGCGCGCCGTGACCTCCGTGATGGCGTCCATCCGCGCCGGCAGCCCATAGAGGTGGACAACGAGCACGGCTTTCACGTTCGGCCGGGCGCGCAGGGCATCTTCCAACCTGTCCGGATCGAGGTTGAACGTGTCGGGCTCGATGTCGACGAACAGGGGCCGCGCGCCCCGCTGCAACACGGCATTGCTGGTCGCCACAA belongs to Armatimonadota bacterium and includes:
- a CDS encoding Gfo/Idh/MocA family oxidoreductase; translated protein: MDKIRVGVVGLGKWGRHHVRIYHQLPDAALAAVVSPNPDEVAEFSARYETRGYVDHRELIGRVDAVSVVAPTIYHYQIARDLLEAGIHVLVEKPITSRVEEAHDLILTARRNRSVLLVGHIERFKPSVEELMARVREPLFVQARRVRPYQPGRAMDVGVVIDLMIHDIDIILSLSGSHVRRVTGIGARLYGQEEDLAVVHLTLESGCMASLVASRVSPVKAAEIEVTMPDGSVHLNYLREQMTIRRGSQWEELPVRHEEPLRAELRHFLRCVRGEQTPRVPGEAGLEALEVAQRILDSMSVVTPKVRV
- a CDS encoding DegT/DnrJ/EryC1/StrS family aminotransferase — encoded protein: MIPIARPAISEDDKAAVLQVLESGQLAHGEWVERFEEAFAAYVGVRYAIATSSGSTALEALLEAVGIGPGDEVVVPPFTFVATSNAVLQRGARPLFVDIEPDTFNLDPDRLEDALRARPNVKAVLVVHLYGLPARMDAITEVTARHGVLLLEDAAQAHGAAFRGRRVGSFGQAGIFSFYPTKNITTGEGGMIVTSDPQIASRARLLVHVGTDGTTYRYEVIGHNYRMTNIAAALGCSQLRRLDAVNAVRRRNALRLNAALKGLPGIMPPAEPEGAFHVYNQYTIRSRRRDALQAYLTERGIGTKVYYPEPLPHTPAYRGLDIAEGPWPQTERACREVLSLPVHPGLTDEDLETVAEAVRAFAIERAGAPA